One Dioscorea cayenensis subsp. rotundata cultivar TDr96_F1 chromosome 15, TDr96_F1_v2_PseudoChromosome.rev07_lg8_w22 25.fasta, whole genome shotgun sequence genomic region harbors:
- the LOC120277777 gene encoding short-chain dehydrogenase ptmH-like, with protein sequence MISDLANKKVVLITGCAKGGIGYEYCKAFAGLGCQVIGTDIPGRLNELSDLELDGIQVLPLDVLSDDSVMTTVTKIILEFGRVDVLINNAGIGCIGPISELPLEEVRRTWEVNSLGQLRLVQAVTPHMIKSKFGRIANVGSIVGLVPTPWAGPYCASKAWAHAMSDVLRMELKPFGVHVIKVMPGMVRSNFGRSSSDRLNSREWKLYKEFEEVIQERAKASQGGRAAKAAEVAKVVASKVLQPRPPREIIVGGFTGFLGLLAWSPGPVRDFYFANRQAAKAEKRHQPELVFLRNFPAEHRELLVVVNAASFPLSISFR encoded by the exons atgattagtgATTTGGCTAACAAGAAGGTGGTACTAATCACCGGTTGTGCCAAAGGTGGCATTGGCTATGAGTATTGCAAGGCTTTTGCCGGCCTTGGTTGTCAAGTCATCGGCACCGACATCCCCGGCAGGCTCAATGAACTCTCCGACCTTGAATTAGACGGTATTCAGGTCTTACCGCTAGATGTATTGTCAGACGATAGTGTAATGACTACGGtgacaaaaattatattagagtTTGGGCGTGTTGATGTGTTGATAAATAATGCCGGTATCGGTTGCATAGGACCGATATCGGAGTTACCTCTTGAAGAAGTACGACGAACTTGGGAAGTGAATAGTTTAGGTCAGCTTCGGCTTGTTCAAGCCGTGACACCTCACATGATCAAGTCCAAATTCGGTCGGATCGCTAATGTTGGGAGCATAGTAGGTCTAGTCCCTACACCATGGGCCGGGCCTTATTGTGCTTCTAAGGCTTGGGCCCATGCCATGTCAGATGTGTTAAGGATGGAGCTTAAACCTTTTGGAGTCCACGTCATCAAAGTTATGCCAGGAATGGTTCGGTCCAATTTCGGCCGGTCTAGTTCAGACCGGCTCAATTCAAGAGAGTGGAAGCTTTATAAAGAGTTCGAGGAGGTGATTCAAGAAAGAGCTAAGGCATCCCAAGGTGGCCGGGCGGCAAAAGCAGCGGAGGTGGCCAAGGTGGTTGCTAGCAAAGTGTTACAGCCTCGGCCACCACGTGAAATCATCGTCGGTGGCTTTACCGGTTTTCTTGGTCTATTGGCTTGGTCACCCGGTCCGGTTcgagatttttattttgctaaTCG ACAAGCAGCCAAAGCAGAGAAGAGACATCAACCTGAGCTGGTGTTTCTGAGAAACTTTCCAGCTG AGCACAGGGAGTTGTTGGTAGTGGTTAATGCTGCTTCCTTTCCCTTGTCCATCTCCTTCaggtaa
- the LOC120276693 gene encoding transcription factor bHLH74-like isoform X2, protein MSSSIRREVSSDWDPLLAMDHNMNFIGSSGFPPFIAGVVNSSNDDGRNDQVPSLSCFGLVDSPEFPSVADNVKGKKRKGFTDFGASHSRSPVIKTQKAEAEQQKIDEKKPKNDNADAKKEDYIHVRAKRGQATNSHSLAERVRREKISERMRLLQDLVPGCNKLTGKAMMLDEIINYVQSLQRQVEFLSMKLAAVNPEVNFDVEQILSKDILQSQDGGNSAALGFGQAMTIPHQQFHGLMQTEMGICNMPNSGGILRLNNSEISQMAQIPTNVWDQDLQNLVPMGFIGNPPIESSMKAEL, encoded by the exons ATGTCGTCGTCAATTCGGAGAGAAGTTTCCTCTGATTGGGATCCCCTCCTTGCCATGGATCACAACATGAATTTTATCGGTTCTTCGGGTTTTCCTCCTTTCATTGCCGGAGTTGTTAATAGTTCTAACGATGATGGCCGGAATGATCAAGTTCCAAGTTTGTCATGCTTTGGTTTGGTCGACTCCCCGGAGTTTCCTTCGGTTGCTGACAATGTCAAGGGGAAGAAAAGGAAGGGGTTCACTGACTTTGGTGCATCGCATTCCCGTTCTCCGGTGATTAAGACTCAG AAAGCCGAGGCTGAGCAGCAGAAGATTGATGAGAAGAAACCAAAGAATGACAATGCTGATGCTAAGAAAGAAGATTACATTCATGTCAGGGCAAAGCGAGGACAGGCAACTAATAGTCACAGTCTCGCAGAACGA GTGAGACGGGAAAAGATAAGCGAAAGAATGAGGTTACTTCAAGACCTTGTTCCTGGATGCAACAAG CTTACCGGCAAAGCAATGATGCTCGACgagataattaattatgttcAGTCACTTCAAAGGCAGGTTGAG TTCTTGTCAATGAAGCTTGCCGCCGTTAACCCGGAAGTGAACTTTGATGTCGAACAAATCCTTTCAAAAGAC ATTCTTCAATCACAAGATGGAGGAAACTCAGCTGCTCTTGGATTTGGTCAAGCAATGACCATTCCTCACCAGCAATTCCATGGACTCATGCAAACTGAAATGGGGATATGTAATATGCCCAACTCCGGAGGAATTCTTAGACTCAACAACTCGGAAATTTCGCAAATGGCTCAA ATACCAACGAATGTATGGGATCAGGATCTTCAGAATCTCGTTCCAATGGGTTTCATCGGTAACCCGCCTAttgaaa gtAGCATGAAGGCAGAGCTTTGA
- the LOC120276693 gene encoding transcription factor bHLH74-like isoform X3, with protein MSSSIRREVSSDWDPLLAMDHNMNFIGSSGFPPFIAGVVNSSNDDGRNDQVPSLSCFGLVDSPEFPSVADNVKGKKRKGFTDFGASHSRSPVIKTQQKIDEKKPKNDNADAKKEDYIHVRAKRGQATNSHSLAERVRREKISERMRLLQDLVPGCNKLTGKAMMLDEIINYVQSLQRQVEFLSMKLAAVNPEVNFDVEQILSKDILQSQDGGNSAALGFGQAMTIPHQQFHGLMQTEMGICNMPNSGGILRLNNSEISQMAQIPTNVWDQDLQNLVPMGFIGNPPIESKEMNGSMKAEL; from the exons ATGTCGTCGTCAATTCGGAGAGAAGTTTCCTCTGATTGGGATCCCCTCCTTGCCATGGATCACAACATGAATTTTATCGGTTCTTCGGGTTTTCCTCCTTTCATTGCCGGAGTTGTTAATAGTTCTAACGATGATGGCCGGAATGATCAAGTTCCAAGTTTGTCATGCTTTGGTTTGGTCGACTCCCCGGAGTTTCCTTCGGTTGCTGACAATGTCAAGGGGAAGAAAAGGAAGGGGTTCACTGACTTTGGTGCATCGCATTCCCGTTCTCCGGTGATTAAGACTCAG CAGAAGATTGATGAGAAGAAACCAAAGAATGACAATGCTGATGCTAAGAAAGAAGATTACATTCATGTCAGGGCAAAGCGAGGACAGGCAACTAATAGTCACAGTCTCGCAGAACGA GTGAGACGGGAAAAGATAAGCGAAAGAATGAGGTTACTTCAAGACCTTGTTCCTGGATGCAACAAG CTTACCGGCAAAGCAATGATGCTCGACgagataattaattatgttcAGTCACTTCAAAGGCAGGTTGAG TTCTTGTCAATGAAGCTTGCCGCCGTTAACCCGGAAGTGAACTTTGATGTCGAACAAATCCTTTCAAAAGAC ATTCTTCAATCACAAGATGGAGGAAACTCAGCTGCTCTTGGATTTGGTCAAGCAATGACCATTCCTCACCAGCAATTCCATGGACTCATGCAAACTGAAATGGGGATATGTAATATGCCCAACTCCGGAGGAATTCTTAGACTCAACAACTCGGAAATTTCGCAAATGGCTCAA ATACCAACGAATGTATGGGATCAGGATCTTCAGAATCTCGTTCCAATGGGTTTCATCGGTAACCCGCCTAttgaaagtaaagaaatgaacg gtAGCATGAAGGCAGAGCTTTGA
- the LOC120277421 gene encoding probable xyloglucan glycosyltransferase 9 codes for MAPPFSWWANEKHRGTPVVVKMENPNWSMVEISSPDDADVDPFSGAGVSKGGKNKNAKQITWVLLLKAHRAAGCLTSLASAFFALAGAVRRRVAAGHTDASDTAPPSENPLIRTRFYTFIKAFLFLSILLLSVEIVAFFNGYHLADAADLRRLSFSSSAVVASFAHSLYSHWLRIRVDFLAPPLQFLANVCVVLFIIQSADRLILCLGCFWIKFKRIKPSPQLTNAGRDPEAGREVFPMVLVQIPMCNEREVYQQSIAAVCNLDWPKSNMLVQVLDDSDDPTTQSLIKDEVAKWHQNGARIVYRHRVIRDGYKAGNLKSAMNCSYVKDYEFVVIFDADFQPTPDFLKRTVPHFEGNEDVGLVQARWSFVNKDENLLTRLQYINLCFHFEVEQQVNGLFLNFFGFNGTAGVWRIKALEDAGGWLERTTVEDMDIAVRAHLKGWKFVFLNDVECQCELPESYEAYRKQQHRWHSGPMQLFRLCLPDIIRAKIGFWKKFNLIFLFFLLRKLILPFYSFTLFCVILPMTMFVPEAELPAWVVCYIPATMSFLNILPVLRSFPFIVPYLLFENTMSVTKFNAMISGLFQLGSAYEWVVTKKSGRSSEGDLLSLIEKEPKKERSGSAPNLEALVKQEPKPKKELKKKHNRIYRKELALAFLLLTASARSLLSAQGIHFYFLLFQGISFLLVGLDLIGEQIE; via the exons ATGGCGCCGCCGTTCAGTTGGTGGGCGAACGAGAAGCACCGGGGGACGCCGGTGGTGGTGAAGATGGAAAACCCTAACTGGTCCATGGTGGAGATCTCGTCGCCGGATGACGCTGACGTCGATCCCTTCTCCGGCGCCGGCGTATCCAAAGGGGGGAAGAATAAAAACGCTAAGCAAATCACTTGGGTTCTCCTTCTCAAAGCTCACCGCGCCGCCGGTTGCCTGACTTCCCTTGCCTCCGCGTTCTTCGCCCTCGCCGGTGCCGTTCGTCGCCGCGTCGCCGCCGGCCATACCGACGCCTCCGACACCGCTCCCCCTTCCGAGAACCCTCTAATCCGAACTCGCTTTTATACCTTCATCAAAGCTTTCCTCTTTCTCTCCATCCTTCTCCTCTCTGTGGAAATCGTCGCTTTCTTCAATGGCTACCATCTCGCCGACGCCGCCGATCTCCGCCGCCTCTCATTCTCCTCATCAGCCGTCGTGGCCTCCTTCGCCCACTCCTTATACTCTCACTGGCTCCGAATCCGCGTGGATTTCCTGGCTCCGCCGCTCCAGTTCCTTGCCAACGTCTGCGTCGTTCTCTTCATCATCCAAAGCGCTGACCGCTTGATCCTTTGCCTCGGCTGCTTCTGGATAAAATTCAAACGCATCAAGCCGTCGCCGCAGCTAACCAACGCCGGCCGTGATCCCGAAGCCGGCCGTGAGGTCTTCCCCATGGTCCTCGTCCAAATTCCAATGTGCAATGAGAGAGAA GTGTACCAGCAATCCATTGCTGCTGTTTGTAACCTTGACTGGCCGAAATCGAACATGTTAGTGCAGGTTCTTGATGACTCTGATGACCCGACAACGCAGTCCTTGATCAAGGATGAAGTTGCGAAATGGCATCAGAATGGAGCTCGTATTGTCTACCGGCATAGAGTTATTAGAGATGGATACAAAGCCGGTAACCTCAAGTCTGCCATGAATTGTAGCTACGTTAAGGATTATGAATTTGTTGTCATCTTTGATGCTGATTTCCAGCCGACACCGGACTTTCTCAAACGCACTGTGCCGCATTTTGAG GGCAATGAGGATGTTGGGCTGGTGCAGGCTCGATGGTCTTTTGTGAACAAAGATGAGAATTTGCTCACAAGATTGCAGTACATTAATCTCTGCTTTCACTTTGAGGTGGAGCAGCAGGTGAATGGATTGTTCCTCAATTTCTTCGGGTTTAATGGCACTGCCGGTGTTTGGAGGATTAAGGCGTTGGAGGATGCTGGAGGATGGCTTGAGAGGACCACGGTTGAAGACATGGACATTGCTGTCAGAGCTCATCTCAAGGGCTGGAAGTTTGTCTTCCTCAATGATGTCGAG TGTCAATGTGAATTGCCGGAGTCTTACGAAGCTTATCGGAAGCAGCAACATCGGTGGCACTCCGGACCAATGCAATTGTTCCGATTATGCTTACCAGACATTATTAGAGCAAAG ATTGGATTCTGGAAGAAATTCAATTTGATATTTCTGTTCTTCCTACTCCGAAAGCTTATATTGCCGTTCTATTCGTTCACTTTGTTTTGTGTCATCCTACCGATGACAATGTTTGTACCTGAAGCAGAGCTTCCAGCATGGGTTGTTTGCTACATTCCAGCAACAATGTCATTCCTCAACATCCTTCCTGTGCTGAGATCATTTCCGTTCATAGTTCCATATCTTCTATTCGAGAACACAATGTCAGTGACCAAATTCAATGCTATGATCTCCGGCCTATTCCAGCTCGGTTCGGCTTATGAATGGGTGGTCACAAAGAAGTCCGGCCGCTCTTCAGAGGGTGACCTTCTGTCTCTTATTGAAAAAGAGCCGAAGAAGGAGCGCTCTGGCTCTGCACCAAACCTCGAGGCACTTGTAAAGCAAGAACCAAAGCCGAAgaaagaattgaagaagaaacacAATAGGATTTATCGAAAGGAATTGGCACTCGCCTTCCTTCTTTTAACTGCATCCGCCCGGAGTTTGCTCTCGGCTCAAGGGATACATTTCTACTTCCTACTCTTTCAGGGCATCTCTTTCTTGTTGGTTGGCCTCGACTTGATCGGCGAGCAGATTGAGTGA
- the LOC120276693 gene encoding transcription factor bHLH74-like isoform X1, producing the protein MSSSIRREVSSDWDPLLAMDHNMNFIGSSGFPPFIAGVVNSSNDDGRNDQVPSLSCFGLVDSPEFPSVADNVKGKKRKGFTDFGASHSRSPVIKTQKAEAEQQKIDEKKPKNDNADAKKEDYIHVRAKRGQATNSHSLAERVRREKISERMRLLQDLVPGCNKLTGKAMMLDEIINYVQSLQRQVEFLSMKLAAVNPEVNFDVEQILSKDILQSQDGGNSAALGFGQAMTIPHQQFHGLMQTEMGICNMPNSGGILRLNNSEISQMAQIPTNVWDQDLQNLVPMGFIGNPPIESKEMNGSMKAEL; encoded by the exons ATGTCGTCGTCAATTCGGAGAGAAGTTTCCTCTGATTGGGATCCCCTCCTTGCCATGGATCACAACATGAATTTTATCGGTTCTTCGGGTTTTCCTCCTTTCATTGCCGGAGTTGTTAATAGTTCTAACGATGATGGCCGGAATGATCAAGTTCCAAGTTTGTCATGCTTTGGTTTGGTCGACTCCCCGGAGTTTCCTTCGGTTGCTGACAATGTCAAGGGGAAGAAAAGGAAGGGGTTCACTGACTTTGGTGCATCGCATTCCCGTTCTCCGGTGATTAAGACTCAG AAAGCCGAGGCTGAGCAGCAGAAGATTGATGAGAAGAAACCAAAGAATGACAATGCTGATGCTAAGAAAGAAGATTACATTCATGTCAGGGCAAAGCGAGGACAGGCAACTAATAGTCACAGTCTCGCAGAACGA GTGAGACGGGAAAAGATAAGCGAAAGAATGAGGTTACTTCAAGACCTTGTTCCTGGATGCAACAAG CTTACCGGCAAAGCAATGATGCTCGACgagataattaattatgttcAGTCACTTCAAAGGCAGGTTGAG TTCTTGTCAATGAAGCTTGCCGCCGTTAACCCGGAAGTGAACTTTGATGTCGAACAAATCCTTTCAAAAGAC ATTCTTCAATCACAAGATGGAGGAAACTCAGCTGCTCTTGGATTTGGTCAAGCAATGACCATTCCTCACCAGCAATTCCATGGACTCATGCAAACTGAAATGGGGATATGTAATATGCCCAACTCCGGAGGAATTCTTAGACTCAACAACTCGGAAATTTCGCAAATGGCTCAA ATACCAACGAATGTATGGGATCAGGATCTTCAGAATCTCGTTCCAATGGGTTTCATCGGTAACCCGCCTAttgaaagtaaagaaatgaacg gtAGCATGAAGGCAGAGCTTTGA
- the LOC120276693 gene encoding transcription factor bHLH74-like isoform X4, with amino-acid sequence MSSSIRREVSSDWDPLLAMDHNMNFIGSSGFPPFIAGVVNSSNDDGRNDQVPSLSCFGLVDSPEFPSVADNVKGKKRKGFTDFGASHSRSPVIKTQKIDEKKPKNDNADAKKEDYIHVRAKRGQATNSHSLAERVRREKISERMRLLQDLVPGCNKLTGKAMMLDEIINYVQSLQRQVEFLSMKLAAVNPEVNFDVEQILSKDILQSQDGGNSAALGFGQAMTIPHQQFHGLMQTEMGICNMPNSGGILRLNNSEISQMAQIPTNVWDQDLQNLVPMGFIGNPPIESKEMNGSMKAEL; translated from the exons ATGTCGTCGTCAATTCGGAGAGAAGTTTCCTCTGATTGGGATCCCCTCCTTGCCATGGATCACAACATGAATTTTATCGGTTCTTCGGGTTTTCCTCCTTTCATTGCCGGAGTTGTTAATAGTTCTAACGATGATGGCCGGAATGATCAAGTTCCAAGTTTGTCATGCTTTGGTTTGGTCGACTCCCCGGAGTTTCCTTCGGTTGCTGACAATGTCAAGGGGAAGAAAAGGAAGGGGTTCACTGACTTTGGTGCATCGCATTCCCGTTCTCCGGTGATTAAGACTCAG AAGATTGATGAGAAGAAACCAAAGAATGACAATGCTGATGCTAAGAAAGAAGATTACATTCATGTCAGGGCAAAGCGAGGACAGGCAACTAATAGTCACAGTCTCGCAGAACGA GTGAGACGGGAAAAGATAAGCGAAAGAATGAGGTTACTTCAAGACCTTGTTCCTGGATGCAACAAG CTTACCGGCAAAGCAATGATGCTCGACgagataattaattatgttcAGTCACTTCAAAGGCAGGTTGAG TTCTTGTCAATGAAGCTTGCCGCCGTTAACCCGGAAGTGAACTTTGATGTCGAACAAATCCTTTCAAAAGAC ATTCTTCAATCACAAGATGGAGGAAACTCAGCTGCTCTTGGATTTGGTCAAGCAATGACCATTCCTCACCAGCAATTCCATGGACTCATGCAAACTGAAATGGGGATATGTAATATGCCCAACTCCGGAGGAATTCTTAGACTCAACAACTCGGAAATTTCGCAAATGGCTCAA ATACCAACGAATGTATGGGATCAGGATCTTCAGAATCTCGTTCCAATGGGTTTCATCGGTAACCCGCCTAttgaaagtaaagaaatgaacg gtAGCATGAAGGCAGAGCTTTGA